The following coding sequences lie in one Capnocytophaga stomatis genomic window:
- a CDS encoding DUF4982 domain-containing protein — MKNIFLSTILLGISSLSVAQTSQTLEKNWKFTREDNKNFSQVAVNDKKWQSVTVPHDWAIYGPFDIENDVQRTAIKQDGQVAPIEHSGRTGGLPFVGVGWYRTSFDVADFNADKKVFIQFDGAMSNAEVFVNGQKAGEWHHGYNTFFFDVTSLVKEKNNTLAVRLENLTQQSRWYPGAGLYRNVHIITKHKNHIPIWGVQITTPVVKKNFAKVVIKTELSLEVKQNYFVHTIIKDKNGQKVAEKQTHLTKYDVAMGYVIEQDFFIDNPELWDIQQPNLYTAEVSLFESWGDVYSSSEKVTNTFGIRKIEIKPNDGFYLNGRKIKFQGACMHHDLGPLGGAVNEAAIRRQIKIMQDMGVNAIRTAHNMPAPEYVRIADEMGMMLALESFDEWAIPKVQNGYHLYFKNWAEKDLTNLVRHFRNNPSVVMWFIGNEVEEQSVEEGAKVARWLQDIIHKHDGTRPVSNGMDRPDHVFKNNMAATMQVAGFNYRPFRYQEAYKKLPQQLILGSETASTISSRGVYKFPVERKSMPKYADQQTSSYDVEHCGWSNLPEDDWIQHEDLPYAIGEFIWTGFDYLGEPTPYYVEWPAHSSYFGAVDLAGLPKDRFYLYRSHWNKEAETLHVLPHWNWEGREGQVTPIFVYTNYPSAEVFINGKSQGKRSKDLNIPLDGSYTKEAQQSFERQKRYRLMWLDTKYEAGEVKVVAYDKNGKAVAEKIVKTAGKPHSLRLTSDRNVITADGKDLSFITIEAVDKDGNLCPNVNDLVTFKVSGAGTYRAAANGDATSTDQFHLPKMHLFNGKLVAIVQSAEKSGEITFKAESKGLKGAEIKLKTEK; from the coding sequence ATGAAAAATATATTTTTATCAACCATTCTGTTAGGAATTAGTTCGTTAAGCGTGGCACAGACCTCGCAAACGCTCGAAAAGAATTGGAAATTTACGCGTGAGGACAACAAAAACTTCTCGCAAGTAGCTGTGAACGACAAAAAATGGCAAAGTGTAACCGTGCCGCACGATTGGGCGATTTACGGACCTTTTGACATTGAAAACGATGTGCAACGCACCGCCATTAAGCAGGACGGACAGGTAGCTCCCATTGAGCATTCAGGGCGTACGGGAGGACTTCCGTTCGTGGGCGTGGGCTGGTACAGAACTTCTTTTGATGTGGCTGATTTTAACGCTGACAAAAAGGTATTTATCCAATTTGACGGGGCAATGTCCAATGCCGAAGTGTTCGTAAATGGGCAAAAAGCAGGTGAGTGGCATCACGGATACAATACTTTTTTCTTCGATGTTACTTCTTTGGTAAAAGAAAAAAACAACACCTTGGCGGTTCGGCTCGAAAATCTTACGCAGCAGTCGCGTTGGTACCCCGGGGCAGGGCTTTACAGAAATGTGCATATCATTACCAAACATAAAAATCACATTCCGATTTGGGGGGTACAAATCACAACTCCTGTTGTTAAGAAAAATTTCGCAAAAGTTGTGATAAAAACGGAATTATCTCTGGAAGTGAAGCAGAATTATTTCGTACATACCATAATTAAAGATAAAAACGGACAAAAAGTTGCTGAAAAACAAACTCACTTAACAAAATATGATGTAGCTATGGGCTATGTGATTGAACAAGACTTCTTTATTGACAATCCAGAGCTTTGGGATATTCAGCAACCGAATTTATATACAGCCGAAGTTTCTTTATTTGAGTCTTGGGGCGATGTTTATTCAAGTTCTGAAAAAGTAACGAATACTTTTGGTATCCGAAAAATCGAAATCAAACCCAACGACGGCTTCTACCTGAACGGACGCAAAATCAAGTTTCAAGGAGCTTGTATGCACCACGATTTAGGACCTTTGGGCGGAGCGGTTAATGAGGCGGCTATCCGTCGTCAAATCAAAATAATGCAAGATATGGGCGTAAATGCCATTCGTACCGCTCACAATATGCCTGCCCCTGAGTATGTGCGTATTGCAGACGAAATGGGAATGATGCTTGCCCTTGAAAGTTTTGACGAGTGGGCAATTCCGAAGGTACAAAACGGCTATCATTTGTATTTCAAAAACTGGGCTGAAAAAGATTTGACCAATTTGGTGCGTCATTTCCGCAACAATCCGAGCGTAGTGATGTGGTTCATTGGTAATGAGGTGGAAGAACAAAGCGTGGAGGAGGGAGCCAAAGTAGCACGATGGCTGCAAGATATTATCCACAAGCACGATGGTACACGTCCGGTTTCCAACGGAATGGACAGACCTGACCACGTCTTCAAAAACAATATGGCGGCGACAATGCAGGTAGCTGGGTTTAACTATCGTCCGTTCCGATACCAAGAAGCCTATAAAAAATTACCACAACAGCTAATTTTAGGAAGCGAAACGGCTTCAACTATCAGTTCACGAGGCGTTTATAAATTCCCTGTGGAGCGAAAATCAATGCCGAAATATGCCGACCAACAGACCTCTTCTTACGATGTGGAACATTGTGGCTGGTCGAACCTACCCGAAGACGACTGGATTCAGCACGAAGACCTTCCGTATGCCATCGGTGAATTTATCTGGACAGGTTTTGACTACTTGGGCGAACCGACTCCGTATTATGTAGAATGGCCAGCTCACAGCTCATACTTTGGTGCGGTCGATTTGGCAGGGCTTCCAAAAGATAGATTTTACCTTTACAGAAGCCATTGGAACAAAGAAGCCGAAACGCTACACGTTCTACCACATTGGAATTGGGAAGGACGTGAAGGACAGGTAACTCCGATTTTTGTTTATACAAATTATCCTTCGGCAGAGGTTTTCATCAATGGAAAAAGTCAAGGGAAACGTAGCAAAGATTTGAATATTCCGCTTGACGGAAGTTACACCAAAGAAGCGCAGCAATCGTTTGAGCGTCAGAAACGTTATCGCCTAATGTGGCTCGACACCAAATACGAGGCAGGAGAGGTAAAAGTGGTTGCTTACGACAAAAACGGAAAAGCCGTAGCTGAAAAAATTGTAAAAACCGCAGGAAAACCTCATTCACTTCGCCTTACTTCCGACAGAAATGTAATTACTGCCGACGGAAAAGACCTTTCGTTCATTACCATAGAAGCGGTGGACAAAGACGGAAATCTATGTCCTAATGTAAATGATTTGGTTACTTTCAAAGTGAGTGGAGCAGGAACATATCGTGCGGCAGCCAATGGCGATGCCACCTCAACCGACCAATTCCATTTGCCAAAAATGCATCTTTTCAACGGAAAATTGGTAGCCATAGTTCAATCTGCTGAAAAATCCGGAGAAATCACTTTTAAAGCCGAGTCAAAAGGTTTGAAAGGAGCAGAAATCAAACTAAAAACAGAAA
- a CDS encoding DUF3667 domain-containing protein, translating to MKKRKRISQCPNCQTMLSVRDNFCPNCGQENHYNDFSVKELANDFFGSFINFDNKIWNTLKTIFRPGQITKQYIEGKRIRFVPPFKLYLFFSFIFFVMMSFSFQKASHSDFTKRIFNRINKTIDSETLNISEKEYNQLKNANSDEIKSFIDSVFAHKTKWNQTKKEDFYDLVNKNGFESFRVDVSENNFSIGTQRSFLSYDIFMKKKPEFDTIWTGKHQLTRKELQSVYGNNSKTDSLITAKWKNLGHFERIKLHNSINQTGVFTFGTVNQMTEFIDAQIGKYLSIISYTIILMMPFVSLLLLIFFHKKYKKLYVHLIHSLHLHSIIYLFTSVFMGIFLLIGLNNLFWILYVLFLIGLIIYFIISNKILYRERRLITVFKSLILIFLYFGISLFLTIYVGFLSVSYT from the coding sequence ATGAAGAAAAGAAAACGAATATCCCAATGCCCAAATTGCCAAACGATGCTTTCGGTGAGGGATAATTTCTGTCCAAACTGCGGACAAGAAAATCACTATAATGATTTTTCCGTCAAAGAATTAGCGAATGACTTTTTTGGGTCATTCATAAACTTCGACAACAAAATCTGGAACACGCTCAAAACCATCTTCCGTCCCGGACAAATTACCAAACAATATATCGAAGGCAAACGCATTCGGTTTGTACCGCCTTTCAAGTTGTATCTGTTTTTTTCCTTCATTTTCTTTGTAATGATGAGTTTTTCTTTTCAAAAAGCCTCTCATTCCGATTTCACGAAAAGAATTTTCAACAGAATTAATAAAACCATCGATTCGGAAACACTAAATATCTCCGAAAAAGAATACAATCAGCTTAAAAATGCCAATTCCGATGAAATAAAATCGTTTATCGACAGTGTTTTTGCCCATAAAACAAAATGGAATCAAACAAAAAAAGAAGATTTTTACGATTTAGTAAATAAAAACGGATTTGAAAGCTTTCGAGTAGATGTTTCAGAGAATAATTTTTCTATAGGAACGCAAAGAAGTTTCCTTTCATACGATATTTTTATGAAAAAAAAGCCGGAATTTGATACTATTTGGACTGGAAAACATCAACTCACACGCAAGGAACTGCAATCCGTTTACGGAAATAACTCCAAAACGGATTCCTTGATAACGGCAAAATGGAAAAACCTCGGGCATTTTGAGCGAATAAAACTTCATAACTCAATCAACCAAACAGGTGTTTTTACCTTCGGAACGGTAAACCAAATGACCGAATTCATCGATGCACAAATCGGGAAATATTTATCGATTATCTCCTACACCATTATTTTAATGATGCCTTTTGTATCATTACTCCTACTTATTTTCTTTCACAAAAAATATAAAAAACTATACGTACACCTGATTCATTCCCTGCATTTACATTCAATTATCTATCTGTTTACCAGCGTTTTTATGGGAATATTTTTATTGATAGGATTAAACAATTTGTTCTGGATATTATATGTACTTTTCCTAATAGGATTAATAATATATTTCATAATTTCCAACAAGATTTTATATCGGGAAAGGCGTCTCATAACCGTTTTTAAATCACTCATTTTAATCTTTTTATATTTCGGAATCTCGTTGTTCCTTACTATATACGTCGGATTTCTTTCCGTGTCATACACCTAA
- the yihA gene encoding ribosome biogenesis GTP-binding protein YihA/YsxC, protein MITKAEFIVSNSDVSKCPSEPIPEYAFIGRSNVGKSSLINMLTNNKNLAKTSGRPGKTQLINHFKINNNWFLVDLPGYGYARVSKTTKKTFQKFITQYFEKRQQLVCAFVLVDIRHEPQKIDLEFMQWLGENAIPFGIIFTKADKLKPNAIERNVEAYKSILLETWEEFPPHFVTSSENKTGKEELLQYIDDINKSLR, encoded by the coding sequence ATTATTACCAAAGCTGAATTTATTGTAAGTAACTCTGACGTAAGTAAATGCCCCTCTGAACCGATTCCCGAATATGCTTTCATTGGGCGGTCAAACGTTGGGAAATCTTCGCTCATTAATATGCTTACCAACAATAAAAATTTAGCGAAAACTTCGGGAAGACCAGGAAAAACACAACTCATCAATCATTTTAAAATAAATAACAATTGGTTTTTGGTGGACTTGCCCGGGTACGGATATGCCCGTGTGTCAAAAACAACCAAAAAAACATTCCAAAAGTTTATCACTCAATATTTTGAGAAACGCCAACAATTAGTTTGTGCTTTTGTTTTGGTGGACATTCGCCACGAACCTCAAAAAATTGATTTGGAATTTATGCAATGGCTGGGCGAAAATGCTATTCCGTTTGGGATTATTTTTACCAAAGCCGACAAGCTGAAACCCAACGCCATCGAACGGAATGTTGAAGCCTACAAAAGTATTCTGCTCGAAACTTGGGAAGAATTCCCTCCGCATTTCGTTACTTCCTCGGAAAATAAAACAGGAAAGGAAGAACTTCTGCAATACATTGATGATATCAACAAAAGTTTGCGATAA
- a CDS encoding alpha/beta fold hydrolase gives MTTEVKKEGKFSYIEEGEGTPIIILHGLMGGLSNFEGVLSFFSKTNYKVVIPELPLFSMPLLTTSVKTLAKFLRKFIKHKKFENVILLGNSLGGHVGLLYTKMHPQNVKALILTGSSGLYESAMGDGYPRRGDYDFIKKKCEEVFYDPAVATKEIVDDVFQNVNDRGKLIKTLALAKSAIRHNMAKDLPKMHTPTCLIWGKNDSVTPPKVAEEFHELLPDSELFWIDKCGHAPMMEHPDEFNELLNNWLLKRNL, from the coding sequence ATGACAACAGAAGTAAAAAAAGAGGGTAAATTTTCATACATAGAAGAAGGAGAAGGAACTCCAATTATCATTCTGCACGGACTTATGGGAGGGTTGAGTAATTTTGAAGGAGTCCTTTCATTTTTTTCAAAGACAAATTACAAGGTAGTTATTCCTGAATTGCCTTTGTTTTCAATGCCTTTATTGACTACATCTGTCAAAACCTTAGCAAAATTCTTACGAAAATTCATCAAACATAAAAAATTTGAGAACGTTATCCTCTTAGGAAATTCACTGGGAGGGCACGTGGGGCTTCTTTATACAAAAATGCATCCGCAGAACGTTAAAGCACTCATTTTAACGGGAAGTTCAGGGCTTTACGAAAGTGCTATGGGGGATGGCTATCCGCGTCGGGGTGATTACGATTTTATCAAAAAGAAATGCGAAGAGGTTTTCTATGACCCTGCGGTTGCCACAAAAGAAATCGTTGATGATGTTTTTCAAAATGTAAATGACCGAGGAAAATTAATAAAAACGTTGGCTCTTGCCAAAAGTGCTATTCGCCACAATATGGCTAAGGATTTGCCCAAAATGCACACTCCTACTTGCCTGATTTGGGGGAAAAATGACAGCGTTACACCACCAAAAGTAGCGGAGGAATTTCACGAATTACTTCCTGATTCTGAACTATTTTGGATTGATAAATGCGGTCACGCACCAATGATGGAACATCCCGATGAGTTTAACGAACTGCTAAACAATTGGCTACTTAAACGAAATCTATAA
- a CDS encoding DUF3810 domain-containing protein, with product MKRKYIFYIFFIGIWILLRNSPQITETFYSRNIYPYIAKTLHFAFGWIPFSFGDVFYTILGSFIVYFIIKNIKKIWEKPIWFADKAFSFIFAIFFCFFSLWGFNYFRIPLSESLKINTKYTKEELLLATDIYISEANHFHKQLAENDSVKVDFQMPHREIYKIASESFPLEIENLTDFSSFRSVKPSIYSLFLTYMGYSGYINPFTNEAQVNGKIIGYSTAVTACHEIAHQMGYAAEEEANYIGYLAAKNSDNPHFKYCASIFALRYLLNEVYKFAPEKYEEVKGKIRYGIFENYAETRRFWQQYENKAEPIFKASYDAFLKANKQQQGIESYNLVVGLLINSKIKN from the coding sequence ATGAAACGCAAATATATTTTTTACATCTTTTTTATCGGAATTTGGATATTACTGCGAAATTCACCTCAAATAACAGAAACTTTTTACAGCAGAAATATATATCCTTACATCGCAAAAACACTTCATTTTGCTTTCGGATGGATTCCTTTTTCATTCGGAGATGTTTTTTACACCATTTTAGGCAGTTTTATTGTATATTTCATCATAAAAAATATAAAAAAAATATGGGAAAAGCCCATTTGGTTCGCTGATAAAGCTTTTTCTTTCATTTTTGCAATCTTTTTTTGTTTTTTTTCTCTCTGGGGGTTCAATTATTTTCGCATTCCGCTATCGGAATCATTAAAAATCAATACAAAATACACAAAAGAAGAACTTTTACTGGCTACTGATATATATATTTCAGAAGCAAATCATTTCCATAAACAATTAGCAGAAAATGACAGTGTAAAAGTTGATTTTCAAATGCCACATCGCGAGATTTACAAAATCGCTTCTGAAAGTTTCCCTCTGGAAATTGAAAACTTGACTGATTTTTCCTCGTTTAGAAGTGTAAAACCGTCAATTTACAGTTTGTTTTTGACCTATATGGGGTACAGCGGTTACATCAATCCTTTCACCAATGAGGCTCAGGTAAACGGAAAAATAATTGGTTACTCCACCGCCGTCACAGCCTGCCACGAAATCGCTCACCAAATGGGATACGCCGCTGAAGAAGAAGCTAATTACATTGGCTATTTGGCTGCAAAAAATAGCGATAATCCACATTTTAAGTACTGTGCTTCCATTTTTGCTTTGCGTTATCTGCTTAACGAAGTTTATAAATTCGCTCCTGAAAAATACGAAGAAGTTAAGGGAAAAATCCGTTACGGAATTTTTGAAAATTATGCAGAAACCCGCCGTTTTTGGCAGCAATATGAAAACAAAGCCGAACCGATTTTCAAAGCAAGTTACGATGCTTTTCTGAAAGCTAACAAACAACAACAAGGTATTGAAAGTTATAATTTGGTTGTAGGTTTGCTTATAAATTCAAAAATAAAAAACTGA
- a CDS encoding aminoacyl-histidine dipeptidase: protein MNTDIKKLQPQALWENFADLNAVPRPSKKEEKVIAFMMDFGKKLGLETSKDEVGNVIIRKPATSGMENRKTVVLQSHLDMVHQKNNDTVFDFDTEGIKMKIEGDWVKAEGTTLGADNGIGVAAIMAILQSTDIAHPAIEALFTIDEETGMTGAMGLKGGLLKGDILLNLDTEEDDEIDIGCAGGVDVTAFREYDEEETPQDVVAYKIAVKGLQGGHSGMDIHKGFGNVNKIMNRLLFDGFENFGLRIAEVNGGGLRNAIPRESVAIVVVDKVQNEAFQFEFKQLAEVIKHELQVTEPNFSITLEDVNLPESVMELGVQEGVLRSIYTAHNGVYAMSKSISDLVETSNNIARVVIKNGEIKILCLTRSSVESAKFDLANALRSAFELSGFEVEFTGSYPGWEPNVNASILKVLKEQYEKLFGEKPNVVACHAGLECGILGQNYPNMEMISFGPTIKGAHSPDEKVNIKSVQKFWKYLLEILKNTPS from the coding sequence ATGAATACAGACATAAAAAAACTACAACCCCAAGCACTTTGGGAGAATTTTGCAGATTTGAATGCTGTGCCTCGTCCGTCAAAAAAGGAAGAAAAGGTAATTGCTTTTATGATGGATTTCGGGAAGAAATTAGGTTTGGAAACTTCAAAAGATGAAGTAGGGAACGTAATTATCCGAAAACCAGCAACAAGCGGAATGGAGAACCGAAAAACGGTAGTGCTTCAATCGCATTTGGATATGGTTCATCAAAAAAATAACGACACCGTTTTTGATTTCGACACGGAAGGCATTAAAATGAAAATCGAAGGCGATTGGGTAAAAGCAGAAGGAACCACACTCGGAGCCGATAACGGAATTGGAGTAGCCGCAATAATGGCAATTCTGCAAAGTACCGATATTGCTCATCCTGCCATTGAAGCACTCTTTACCATCGATGAAGAAACGGGAATGACCGGAGCAATGGGGCTTAAAGGCGGACTGCTCAAAGGGGATATTCTTCTGAATTTGGACACTGAAGAAGATGACGAAATAGACATAGGATGTGCTGGTGGCGTGGATGTTACCGCTTTCCGTGAGTATGACGAAGAAGAAACTCCGCAAGATGTTGTCGCGTACAAAATCGCTGTAAAAGGATTGCAAGGTGGACATAGCGGAATGGATATTCACAAAGGTTTTGGCAATGTCAATAAAATAATGAACCGCCTGCTTTTTGACGGATTTGAAAACTTTGGTCTGCGAATTGCTGAGGTAAACGGAGGCGGGCTTCGTAATGCCATTCCTCGTGAAAGTGTTGCTATTGTGGTAGTTGATAAAGTTCAGAATGAGGCGTTTCAGTTTGAATTTAAGCAACTTGCCGAAGTAATTAAACACGAATTACAAGTAACAGAACCTAATTTTTCCATTACTTTGGAAGATGTAAATCTGCCTGAAAGTGTAATGGAATTGGGCGTTCAGGAAGGAGTTTTACGTTCGATTTACACAGCTCACAACGGAGTTTATGCAATGAGCAAAAGTATTTCGGATTTGGTAGAAACCAGCAATAACATCGCTCGTGTGGTTATCAAAAATGGAGAAATTAAAATTCTTTGCTTGACGCGTTCTTCAGTGGAATCAGCGAAGTTTGATTTGGCAAATGCACTACGTTCAGCCTTTGAACTTTCCGGATTTGAGGTAGAATTCACAGGAAGTTATCCTGGTTGGGAGCCTAATGTTAATGCTTCTATTTTGAAGGTATTGAAAGAACAATATGAGAAATTATTCGGGGAAAAACCAAATGTTGTTGCTTGTCACGCAGGACTGGAATGCGGTATTTTAGGACAGAATTACCCCAATATGGAAATGATTAGCTTCGGACCTACCATCAAAGGGGCACATTCTCCCGATGAAAAAGTGAATATCAAATCTGTTCAAAAATTCTGGAAATATTTGCTTGAAATTTTGAAAAATACTCCAAGTTAA
- a CDS encoding multiheme c-type cytochrome, producing MTKKYLFIFILAAIILVILVFIFFPKTDNYTKIEDNHQEYEQGYVGSHSCKECHEQEYAEWELSDHFKAMQHANDQTVLGDFNNVTYTADGITSRFFKKDGKFYINTEDENGEYRDFEILFTFGHYPLQQYLTPFEGGKMQVFRQSWDSRENKWFHQYAGEKIPPDDYLHWTNAGQNWNLMCSACHSTNLQKNYNPLEDTYKTTYDELTVGCESCHGPGKKHNEFMRSSDYQAGISKNLFIDLGKNTSQQTELNTCMPCHSRRGEVTQHHTPSNEIMDNYIPEIPMTNIYFADGQALDEVYKYGSFLQSKMYHASIKCTNCHLPHSGKLKMQGNQLCLQCHTPNYATSAHTFHKENTEASDCKSCHMPTRTYMGNDIRHDHNFAVPRPDLSDKYGVPNACNTCHNDKSAKWASQAVEKWYGKERRPHFAENLIIGSQQNEESLERLNELLTNETTPNIIRATAMHYLGGIYTEESLQLVKKELKSQDALTRYRAVIALGNFPIHLYENELIPLLTDKVKAVRIATAYVFLSQKGLEQSKLLSSFESARKEYEIFVLSQADFPVGSATAGDYFTNLGDTDKAILFYERAIKKDKTLNHVRLNLATLYNRKAQNDKAWQILNEAQNYAPKNPQIYYFMALLSSEEKDYNQAKKYFEKAMQLGMNNENIQRNYQSVIQLIKNNN from the coding sequence ATGACGAAAAAATATCTGTTTATTTTCATATTGGCAGCCATAATATTAGTAATTTTGGTTTTTATATTCTTCCCCAAAACAGACAATTACACCAAAATCGAAGATAATCACCAAGAATACGAACAAGGTTACGTAGGCTCGCATTCTTGTAAAGAATGCCACGAACAAGAATACGCAGAATGGGAATTATCTGACCATTTCAAAGCGATGCAGCACGCCAACGACCAAACCGTTTTGGGTGACTTCAATAATGTTACATACACTGCCGACGGAATTACCTCCCGATTCTTTAAAAAAGATGGAAAATTCTATATAAATACAGAAGACGAAAACGGAGAATATCGTGATTTTGAAATTCTTTTCACTTTTGGGCACTACCCATTACAACAATATTTAACCCCTTTTGAAGGCGGAAAAATGCAAGTATTTCGGCAAAGTTGGGACAGCAGAGAAAACAAGTGGTTTCATCAATATGCTGGAGAAAAAATTCCGCCCGATGATTACCTTCACTGGACAAATGCTGGTCAAAACTGGAACTTAATGTGTTCTGCTTGTCATAGTACAAATCTGCAAAAGAATTACAATCCGCTGGAAGACACCTACAAAACCACTTACGATGAACTGACCGTGGGATGTGAGAGTTGCCACGGACCCGGAAAAAAACACAATGAGTTTATGCGAAGCTCAGACTATCAAGCCGGAATTTCCAAAAATTTGTTCATTGATTTAGGAAAAAATACATCGCAACAGACAGAACTAAATACTTGTATGCCTTGCCATTCCCGAAGAGGTGAAGTCACACAACATCACACTCCTTCCAACGAAATTATGGACAATTACATTCCTGAAATTCCGATGACAAACATCTATTTTGCAGACGGGCAAGCCCTTGATGAGGTTTACAAATATGGTTCTTTCCTTCAAAGCAAAATGTATCACGCTTCAATCAAGTGTACTAACTGCCATTTGCCACATTCAGGAAAACTAAAAATGCAAGGAAATCAGTTGTGTTTACAATGCCATACCCCAAATTATGCCACAAGTGCACACACTTTTCATAAGGAAAATACAGAGGCTTCTGACTGTAAATCGTGTCATATGCCAACACGCACCTATATGGGAAACGACATTCGTCACGACCATAATTTTGCTGTTCCTCGTCCTGATTTGTCGGACAAATATGGAGTTCCAAACGCCTGCAATACTTGCCATAACGACAAATCCGCAAAATGGGCGAGCCAAGCAGTAGAAAAATGGTATGGAAAAGAACGAAGACCACATTTTGCAGAAAATTTGATTATCGGAAGCCAACAAAACGAAGAAAGTTTAGAGCGATTGAATGAATTGCTCACAAACGAGACCACTCCTAATATCATTCGAGCAACTGCTATGCACTATTTAGGAGGAATATACACGGAAGAAAGTCTTCAGCTGGTAAAAAAAGAATTGAAAAGCCAAGATGCTCTTACTCGTTACCGAGCGGTTATAGCTTTAGGAAATTTCCCGATACATTTGTATGAAAACGAGTTAATTCCGCTATTAACCGATAAAGTAAAAGCTGTACGAATAGCCACAGCCTACGTGTTTCTGTCACAAAAGGGATTAGAACAATCAAAATTACTATCTTCCTTTGAATCAGCCCGAAAAGAATATGAAATTTTTGTACTTTCACAAGCTGATTTTCCGGTAGGAAGTGCCACAGCTGGTGATTATTTCACGAACTTAGGAGACACAGACAAAGCAATTTTATTCTACGAAAGAGCTATCAAAAAAGATAAAACTCTGAATCACGTTCGCTTGAACTTAGCAACACTTTATAACAGAAAAGCACAAAACGACAAAGCGTGGCAAATACTTAACGAAGCCCAAAATTATGCCCCGAAAAACCCTCAAATTTATTACTTTATGGCTTTGTTAAGCAGTGAAGAAAAAGATTATAACCAAGCGAAAAAATATTTTGAAAAAGCGATGCAATTGGGAATGAATAATGAAAATATTCAAAGAAACTATCAATCAGTGATTCAACTAATTAAAAACAACAATTAA
- a CDS encoding Ig-like domain-containing protein — protein sequence MKKSFILLAVAGIITLGSCTKNEVEITPTVQEITISEKKDLTLQIGQTSQEIIVMGGDNENFKIVSSQPSVAEVQQNKNKFTIKALQEGDAVISISSAGKTKELSVNISKVLVERIEVLESGNYQAGNASIFFKIYPENATNKELVWESSNKDIVKIADAKKGEIFVMNKPGKSSVITIKSKDGSNVSVQHTVNVVQLVRQIDLDVRENLSLAVGTTFKLNYVISPVNATNKNVSWQSSNPDVVSVDSEGNITTLKGGIARITVTANDGSETSSSVEVKSVLGINKITIDTAVNDEIRVKKMSKTPLSITTWSNDKQVESGITKKSQKSETATVRWKAADGYYFGKERDNAEHIFDAYKSGSVKVTATYYDTLENEYVEKEVTIIVE from the coding sequence ATGAAGAAATCATTTATCCTTTTGGCAGTTGCAGGAATAATAACTTTGGGTTCTTGTACAAAAAATGAAGTGGAAATTACACCAACAGTACAAGAAATTACCATTTCAGAGAAAAAAGATTTAACACTTCAAATCGGGCAAACTTCACAGGAAATTATCGTAATGGGAGGAGATAACGAAAATTTCAAAATTGTTTCGTCACAACCTTCAGTAGCAGAAGTGCAACAAAACAAAAACAAATTCACAATTAAAGCATTACAAGAAGGCGATGCTGTCATTTCAATCAGCTCAGCCGGAAAAACAAAAGAATTGTCAGTCAATATTTCTAAAGTTTTAGTGGAACGAATTGAAGTATTGGAATCAGGAAATTATCAAGCCGGAAATGCATCAATTTTCTTTAAAATTTATCCGGAAAATGCGACAAATAAGGAACTTGTATGGGAATCAAGCAATAAAGATATAGTAAAAATCGCCGATGCCAAAAAAGGTGAAATTTTTGTAATGAACAAACCTGGAAAATCTTCTGTAATTACAATCAAAAGTAAAGACGGAAGCAATGTGAGTGTTCAACACACTGTGAATGTGGTACAATTGGTAAGACAAATTGATTTAGATGTAAGAGAAAATCTTTCTTTGGCAGTGGGTACTACGTTTAAGCTCAACTATGTTATTTCTCCTGTAAATGCAACCAACAAAAATGTTTCTTGGCAGTCAAGCAATCCTGATGTAGTTTCCGTGGATAGTGAAGGTAACATCACTACTTTGAAAGGAGGTATCGCACGAATTACCGTTACGGCAAATGACGGCTCAGAAACGTCAAGTTCTGTTGAAGTGAAATCTGTTTTAGGAATTAACAAAATCACTATTGATACAGCTGTTAATGACGAAATTAGAGTTAAAAAAATGTCGAAAACTCCACTAAGCATCACCACTTGGAGTAATGACAAGCAAGTAGAAAGCGGCATCACAAAAAAATCACAAAAGAGTGAAACCGCAACCGTTCGTTGGAAAGCTGCTGACGGATATTACTTTGGAAAAGAACGTGATAATGCCGAACACATTTTTGATGCCTACAAATCAGGTTCCGTAAAAGTAACCGCTACTTACTATGATACACTTGAAAATGAATATGTGGAAAAAGAAGTAACCATAATCGTTGAATAA